GCTATGTGCACGAGCACGGCGAGAGCTTCAGGCAGCTGCAGCTCAACGGCAAGGACGCCATTAACCCCTACACCAGGTACGACGTCGAGGTATCGCGGGGCCATAACGGCAGCGGCCTCGTGCACATCCGATGCCGCTACAACCGTAAGTACTGGGTGACTCGTCAGCGGGGCGACGCCTGGTGTATCGCCGCCGACGCAGACGAGCCGGAAGAAGACCTGACCAACCCCAATTGCACTCTGATTAAACCAATCATTGTCACCACCACTGATGACAGTGGTGAATCCGTGATGACCGTTCGGTTAGTACCACttgatattactccctccattcctaaatataagcctttttaaacATTTCAAATGCACTACAATATAcaaatgtatataaacatattctagagtgtagattcactcattttgctccgtatgtagtaaccTGTTGGAATTTCTGAAAAGACTTCCATTTGGGAACGGAAGGAGTATTATACCACTAGCTAGTGATTCGTGCGGTGAAAATTAAACAGGCATGTATCACGTGCAGGttcgtcgtcgccggcgacgacgacgtGACGCGGCGGCGCATGACCTTCGCCAAGGACGACGCCTCTCCATGCATGCTCGTGGTGGACGACGAGCTTGACCACCACGACAGCGCGGGGGACGCGTTCACCGTCCTCAACCTGGAGAACAGCGCCAGGCTGCTCCCCAGCTTTGTCATGTTCAAGGGCAACAACGGCATGTTCCTGGCCCCCCGACGGATAAACAATCGGAACCTCCTCCAGTTCGCGGTGTCCGACATCGGCGACGTAACCGCTACGTTCCATCTCTCCCACATGAACAACGGCACCGTCCTCGTCAACCCCGGCGATAGCAACACCTCCGCATACTGGAACCTCGAGAACGGCAACTGGATCGAGACCAACATGTCCTTTGGCAACGCCGCCGCCAACAACAGCGCGTGGTTCTGGATATACCAGGTGAAGGACAGGTTCTCTATCCTCAACGGCCGGAGCAATCGCTTCTGCAAGAGGTTCTCGATGGGAAACTTGAACAACTGCCTCAACGCGGTCGACCCGACCATCATGGCCGAGGCACTCATCGCAGTGGAGGAGCCCATCCTCCACCGGGAGATCCACAGCATCAGCTACAGGCTGAGTGAGGCCAGGGTGTACGACACCACCATGCTCACCATGGCCACCACGGCGGCCGTCAACGACACCTCCACAGAGAACACCAAGAGGCTgcggctggcgtacgaggaggaggAGATGAGCACCTGGGACACCACTCTCGAGCTCAAGCTCGGGTATAAGTCCACCATTAGAGCAGGGTTCCC
This genomic interval from Triticum dicoccoides isolate Atlit2015 ecotype Zavitan unplaced genomic scaffold, WEW_v2.0 scaffold163797, whole genome shotgun sequence contains the following:
- the LOC119344318 gene encoding uncharacterized protein LOC119344318, with translation YDVEVSRGHNGSGLVHIRCRYNRKYWVTRQRGDAWCIAADADEPEEDLTNPNCTLIKPIIVTTTDDSGESVMTVRFVVAGDDDVTRRRMTFAKDDASPCMLVVDDELDHHDSAGDAFTVLNLENSARLLPSFVMFKGNNGMFLAPRRINNRNLLQFAVSDIGDVTATFHLSHMNNGTVLVNPGDSNTSAYWNLENGNWIETNMSFGNAAANNSAWFWIYQVKDRFSILNGRSNRFCKRFSMGNLNNCLNAVDPTIMAEALIAVEEPILHREIHSISYRLSEARVYDTTMLTMATTAAVNDTSTENTKRLRLAYEEEEMSTWDTTLELKLGYKSTIRAGFPKLGLGARVSISAEFYRAYNWGETMEKKVRHEVVYEAAVPPRTKVTVKAVAARSAVAVPFNYSQVDVTTDGRVRSSIKRDGLYTGINSYDFNFETSRGIPAR